The Triticum urartu cultivar G1812 chromosome 5, Tu2.1, whole genome shotgun sequence genome contains the following window.
ctccgacaatcggagtgacaaatcctaatctcgatctatgctaactcaacaagtaccatcagagacacttgtagagcacctttataatgactcagttacattgtgacgtttggtagcacacaaactgttcctccggtaatcgggagttgcataatctcatagtcataggaacatgtataagtcatgaagaaagcaatagcagtaaactaaaacgatcaagtgctaagctaacggaatgggtcaagtcaatcacatcattctcctaatgatgtgatcccgtttatcaaatgacaactcatgtctatggttaggaaacataaccatctttgattaacgagctagtcaagtagaggcatactagtgacctgtttgtctatgtattcacacatgtattatgttttcggttaatacaattctagcatgaataataaacatttgtcatgaaataaggaaataaataataactttattattgcctctagggcatatttccttcagtcccaTTCCACGTGATAAGCCGATTGAACAGAGAAAATACCAGTCTTTTTCATGCTCCATGCCACGAAATTTGTCATTCATGGATAGGTAGGGGAATAGCAAAGATCCTTTGAGCATCAACGTGCCAAAAGGTTTGATTTACTAGCCCTTCATCCCAGTCTCCTGATACAGGATCAATATATGGTCACAAACCCGGAAAAGGAGTTGATTACCCACATGGTTATCGCCGTTCTAGAGGGAGATTGTGGGATCCAGGCATCTTTCCAAATTTTAATATTTTTTCGCCATTACTAACTCTCCAAGTGTGACCTCTCCAGATTACTCTTTGGAGAATTAATCTCTTTTGTCTTCCAAATGTTATTGTCTTATTGGGTCATCTCAAAAGCTtattgggccaaaggggaaaatCTCACTGCGACCGGTGAAGAGGTACCGGCTTTCATGTGTGTGACTACGGTCAATGGAACATGGGCCAACCTAGTAACATTTTCTATGTTGTTTACTTCAGTCTGCATTGCTAAAAAAAACTTTGTTTCCACCTAtcctttcctttcttttttcctttttttgcgTGAAATGCATGACTATTTTTTATATGTATGAACACCTTTTTAACATGTGAATATTTCTTTTCGAAAGAAGAAAATCTACATTCATACACAAGAATCTTTTTTTAGAAAAATATTAAGTTTTTTTGGAGTACATGAACATTTATTGTGATATGTGTTTTTTTCTTGCAATATATGAAAGATTAAAAAACACCAAGACTTATTTGAAATATTTGAACATTTTCCTCTTCATTTTTGAAACACATGAATATTTTTTTTCTCACGAACACTGAATCTGTTACATAGAGGTGAACAGTTCTTTTTTACAACACACTATCATTTTACTTAGTGTTAAACTGCTTTATATAAAGTTACTGATAataaatatattttaaaatattGTATAGAAAAGAAAAATAACACTATCTATTAAAGGTACACAAACAAGATTCGGCCCATGTATAAAGCTTCAGGCAATGCAGGCTTATGGGCTTATTGCTCGCAACAGGTCACATTTACGAATTTCCAGGCTAGACTGACTGAAAAAAAAATACTGACTGAAAAAAAGTTGCTCTAAAGAAAAAGACTGACTGAAAAAAAAATACGCTACAAAAATTACAGTGAAAAAACTGCAGAATGAAAATCGTTTGAATGATTTACAGTAAAGAGTCATTCAACAGTCGTAGTTTTCATTACAATTAAGTTAAATTTGCTATAAACATATCGTCAACATCCTTATACATATCCTATCATTTCAGATTGACCGGCAAAAACCAAACTCATACGTGCCAGCTAAATACAAACGACGTAGAAGTAGTAGATGACAGCATCACACACCCAAGCTAAGAACTGCCGCAAACCTTCTTCTCTCTCTCGGAAATAAAACCACAAACCCCGCCGCATTTCCACAGGGAGCAAAAACGTCGGTCTCCATCACTGCTTGCTCCGGCGCCGCAGGTTGTACCTCCGGCTACCCGACGTGGTGATGGAGTTCTCGGCGACCTCTTCCGGCAGGGCGCCGTACCTCCGGCGGGTTTGCTCCGGCAGGGCGTAGTTAGGGTCGGCTGTGCTGTCCGCCTCATCCGTCAGCTCGTCGAAGACCCACGAGTAGTTCCTCAGGCTCTCGTCGCTCTCCGAGCCGTACGAGAGCATCCTGTCGCCTGCGTTCTCCTCCAGTGTCCGGACCTTGTCCACCAGCGTCTGGAGCAGCCGGTGGTTCAGAACTTCGTAGTCCCTGATATAATGTTCCAACGAGTTAAttaaactcaaccatctttttgTAAGTGCGCAATCTCAACCTGAGAGTTCGTAGTTTCTTACTCACCTGAACGTGAATATGGAATGCAAGATCTGGATAGTGGCGGCGGCCAGGAACAGCAATCTGACCAAGAACACCTTGGACAGGACCCAGAACTGGTTGTCGAAGTTGCCGGCTGCGATCTTGATCAGACCCATCTCTAGCAGGAGCGTGATGCACAGACCTGCCCAAAAAGACGTTAGGAAATCGAACAATATGCAGTGACATAGATGCAATGGGTTGCAGCAACTAGTACAGATCCGAAGAAAACTGAAGAAAAACAATGATCTTACCGAAGTAAAGTTGGCCTCTGATGCTGAAGGTCTGCTTGGCGCTGGTGAGCATGTAGATGAGGAAGACGATGCAGCAGTAGAAGAAGAAGGCCTTGATGAAGCGGGACTCGGCTAGAATGGCGTTGTGGAGGATGTAGAGCTTGTCCAGCGCCGCGAAGATGTTGGCCTGCTTCGCTCTGAACTCCTCCTGCAGGCCCAAAAAAGGTTCAGTTAGCATACAGGTGCGAGTTAGATTTTATCACGTGATGAAAATAATTTTAGTTGAGAAAATACTAAAGCTAGTACCTGAGCTGCTAGTATGGAGTGTGAATTCAGGATGAGATGATCATGAGCCTGCCGGATCTGCTCCTGCTTCGACAACAGCTCTTCCTGCTGACGCTGCCCAAACAGTGCAAATTTCTCCAAAGTTTCCCTGCAATTTCAGATAAAAATCAGCATCTCTTTGAGTCCACAGTCCCCACACACATTAAAAGAAAGATGGAAAATTCAGTTATTTTTTACACAACAAAATGCATTACCTGCTTTCCTCGAGAGCCTGGGACTGAAAGGTGTGGAGGCTAGTCAATCCATCCATGGCCTTGTTCTGCCCATCCAAGAGTTGCATCTGATTCTCCAACGATTTGCCCGCCACACTCCCAATCTCATCGGCAGTGCCCTGGAGAACCAGCATCTTGGAAGACATCAGGTCGCCGACAGTTGCGATCTCCTTCTGAATGCCCACGGCCTCCTCCGTGAGCTTCCCCATCCCGTCCCCCAGCTGATCGTACGACTCCTGGATGCGCTCCATGCCGGCCTCGATCTTCTTCCTCATCTCGGCCTGCCCTTCCTTGAGCTCCGCCTGGGAGGCGGCGATCTCCTTGGACTGGTCGGAGATGGTCCTGGAGTGCGCCAGCACGTCGTCGATCTGCGCGCCCACGCCCTTGGACGTCTCCGCGAGGCGGTCCGCCTGCGCCTCGATGGACGACAGCGCGTCCCGCACCTTGCCGGACTCCCTGATGATCTCCTCCGACCGCGCCTCGATCACCTCCAGCTTCTCCTCCGCCGACTTGGAGGAGCGCGTGAGGTCGTTCACCAGCCGCTCCGTGCTGTGCTTGAAGGCCTCCGCCTGCAGCTGGTGGCACAGCGTGTTGGTCTCCAGGAAGAACTCGAGGAACACCTTGCTCTCCGAGTCGCCCAGCTTCTTGCGGCAGTGCACCATCCTGGACCCGCCGGCGCAGGACGGGAAGGCCGGCCGGCCCGAGTCCTCCTGGTAGCAGCTGCTGAGGTGCCACGCGAGGCGCGCCTGCCGCTCCTTGTCGGCCATGATCTCGCCGCAGCCGGCGAAGAGGTTCCGGTACGCGTCCTGCCAGCAGTTCTTGGGCCCCGCGAGCTTGTTCCGCGCGTTCTCCAGCAGCTTCACCCCTCGCGGGTTGTTGGTGACGTCCATGGAGAAGTCGGCCACCGCGCCGTCGAGCTCCATCATCGGGGGACTGTTACCGGCCGCCGAGGAGGACGGAGACGAGAAAATGTTCCATGAGAACCCGCTGCCCCGCCGAGGGCACAGCCACAGGCAGGCCAAAATCAACAGGACAAACGATGCGTTCTTCCTCATGGCGCTGGCCGGTCAATTAGGCACCGGAAAAAGAGTGATCTTGGTGGAGAGAGTTGAATCAGAGGTCAATTGCAGTGCAAATCCTCCCTGCCAAGGACAAGGATGGTCAAGAAAGCAAGAATTAAAACGTATTCACTGGATGCAGATTGTTGTCATGCTCGCATCATAATTCATAGTATTAAACTCTGAAATTCTTGATTAATTACCAAATTAAAGCGGCAAGATCAAAATCCCAAGTTCTTGGTGCCAATTACTCGATCACGCACAGTAAAACCCAACCACCATCAAAATTAAATCCAATTCGGTCAGTTCCAGCCTAACACAATCATGCAAATTTCCACCCGCTGCAAGAAAGGGGATGATGTGTCGAAACGATCTTTTCCCCAGCGGAGAAGAAGAACAAGAGAGCAACGGGCTGTCGCAGATGTGTGCCGGCCCTGCCGTGTGAAAGGGTATGGGCGCCGGATAAATATAGTGCCCCGCGTTTCTTCGCCGGCAAGGCAGAGGTCAGATCCGATCGGAGATTTACAAGGGGAAAAAATAGTAAGTCGGTTTGGGGCTTTTGACACCACGGATGACAGGGACCTGGACAGCGCACACTCGCACTGAACTGGACATGATTTCACGGGAGCAATGGCGGTTTCGTCGTGTTATTTTGGAATTTCCTTTGGTTAATTAATTAACCCTGGGCACTACTGGGATGTCGACGGGAATGCCAAAATGGAAGAGGGTTCAGAGATCTCTTGCCATGCCATGTTCCGTTGCCGGCAAGGAAGCTCTGTTAATTACAGTAACCGCCAGTTGGATCCCCAACCAACTAGTGTTAAGTCGGCGACGTTGTAGGTCGGTGGCACTGTCTTACGCCACATGATTCAGAGAAGAGCCTGGCCGGGCCAGCCATGTCAGAGCGGAGCAATCCCCTTTTTCCTACCCGGGACGCACGCGGCATTGTGTTGAGTACTGAGCACCGACTGACATGAACGCTGGATTTCTGCTATCTTCCTCCCGAGCACATGGTTCCGACACCATCCTACAGAAAATGAAGCTTCTGTATGCATGAAACACTACGATCTAAGTACTCATCTAAGCAAACACCACAGTCCACAGTCCATGCACCGGTGTACAAGAAGAGCAAATTGGAAAGAAACTCGGTCGCAAACCAAAATTGGGATGAGTGCAGGCACAATTTGACTcggagaaagagaaggagagaCAAGCGGCGAGGAGAATGATCTGCGGGAACTCACCGGCGGTGGCGAATCGGACCGTTGGCTTGAGTGGTGGAGGCGATGATGGGGGAGGAGCGGCCTGACGACAGCAGGGGACGATCGAGACAGGGACGGGGCGGGGCCGGAGCGGGTGAGTGGCGCGTATATATAGTGGAGTGGGGGCAAGCCGGCTGTGGTTTGGACGTTTGGTAGAGGTGGAAAGAAAGGAACTGGCGGGGCCGCCGCGGTGAAAACGTCGCGTTGGTTCGCGCGAGAaggcgcctcctcctcctcccctccccgCGTAGGAAAGAAATGGGAACAGTAGTCGAGAGACGAAGACGAAGAGTCGCAAAACCACCGCGTGGTTAAATTTGGTCACTCGTTGCGCCCGTTCAGTGGAGAGACGCGACCCCAACACGGACGGGTTCGGTAATACTACTGCCGTCCAAATTTGTGATTAGAAGCACTTTCGTGTTCGTTCCTTCTTTTATGCAGATTAAAGTTGTAAATTTTACATTGCAATGGCAAACACGCCCACTCCGCCGCTCTCTTCTCTCAATGTTTTCCCCAAATGTTGATCACAAACAAGATGAATACAAGCACGCACGCGGAACCAACCAGAAAGGTCGAATGACAACACGTGTCCAAAGAACTTCGCAGAAAATATTCTCCTAGAAAAAAGGTACGGAAAAGTCCTTAAGTAATCCCGCAACTGCCATCATGGCTGCTAACTGCTGCCGGACTCGTAGAAAAGCCATTTCCAAGAAAGGCGTTGTGAATCGATGAAGAAGCACGTTGTCGGCAAGACCGTTGTCGTTGTGGTCCGTTGACCGGGGATCATCCCCACCCTCCACGAGTCCCGGAACCACCTGTCAGCCATCGGCGTCTTCGAGGCCGAGCGCTAGATCCACCGCCATCAATCCTCCAGCCTAGATCCACAACTGTCATTCTCTCTCGCCCAAGGGtgacactgaaggaaatatgccatagaggcaataataaagttattatttatttccttgtatcatgataaatgtttcttattcatgctagaattgtattaaccggaaacttagtacatgtgtgagtgcatagacaaacagagtgtcactagtatgcctctacttgactaggtcattgaatcaaagatggttaagtttcctagccatagacatgagttgtcatttgattaacgaggtcacatcattagagaatgatgtgattgacttgacccattccgttagcttagcacgatgatcgtttagtttgttgctactgctttcttcatgacttatacatgttcctctgactatgaaattatgcaactcccgaatatcggaggaacactttgtgtgctaccaaacgtcacagcgtaactgggtgattataaaggtgctctacaggtgtctccgatggtacttgttgagttggcatgaatcgagattaggatttgtcactccgattatcggagaggtatctctgggccctctcggtaatgcacatcactataagccttgcaagcaatgcaactaatgagttagttgcgggatagtgcattacggaacgagtaaagagacttgccggtaacgagattgaactaggtattgagataccgacgatcgaatctcgggcaagtaacataccgatgacaaagggaacaacgtatgttgttatgcggtttgaccgataaagatctttgtcgatgtcaaaaccggcggatctcgggtagggggtcccgaactgtgcgtctaggccggatggtaacatgaggcaggggacacaatgttttacccaggttcgggccctcttgatggaggtaaaaccctacgtcctgcttgattgatgttgaagatatgggtagtacaagagtagatctaccacgagataaAGGAGGCtcaaccctagaagctagcctatggtatgattgttgttggttctacggactaaaacccttcagtttatatagacaccggagagggctagagttacacagagtcggttacaatggtaggagatctacatatctgtatcgccaagcttgccttccacgccaaggaaagtcccttccggacacgggacgaagtcttcaatcttgtatcttcatagtccaggagtccggccgaaggtatagtccggctatccggataccccctaatccaggactc
Protein-coding sequences here:
- the LOC125509311 gene encoding protein GAMETE EXPRESSED 1, encoding MRKNASFVLLILACLWLCPRRGSGFSWNIFSSPSSSAAGNSPPMMELDGAVADFSMDVTNNPRGVKLLENARNKLAGPKNCWQDAYRNLFAGCGEIMADKERQARLAWHLSSCYQEDSGRPAFPSCAGGSRMVHCRKKLGDSESKVFLEFFLETNTLCHQLQAEAFKHSTERLVNDLTRSSKSAEEKLEVIEARSEEIIRESGKVRDALSSIEAQADRLAETSKGVGAQIDDVLAHSRTISDQSKEIAASQAELKEGQAEMRKKIEAGMERIQESYDQLGDGMGKLTEEAVGIQKEIATVGDLMSSKMLVLQGTADEIGSVAGKSLENQMQLLDGQNKAMDGLTSLHTFQSQALEESRETLEKFALFGQRQQEELLSKQEQIRQAHDHLILNSHSILAAQEEFRAKQANIFAALDKLYILHNAILAESRFIKAFFFYCCIVFLIYMLTSAKQTFSIRGQLYFGLCITLLLEMGLIKIAAGNFDNQFWVLSKVFLVRLLFLAAATIQILHSIFTFRDYEVLNHRLLQTLVDKVRTLEENAGDRMLSYGSESDESLRNYSWVFDELTDEADSTADPNYALPEQTRRRYGALPEEVAENSITTSGSRRYNLRRRSKQ